One Mesorhizobium sp. L-2-11 genomic region harbors:
- a CDS encoding xanthine dehydrogenase family protein molybdopterin-binding subunit, which translates to MTVVTPKFGMGASVLRREDQAFLKGLGRYTDDIQPAGLLHGYVLRSPVAKASFTVGSTEAAKAAPGVHLVLTGADLAHLGELKSGVMQRQPDGTKAPTRDIPVLCRDRVNYVGDAVAFVVADSRALAQDAAELIEVEYEGEDAASGTATALDEDTPLVWPELGSNRAFSYHIGDKAKTAAAFARAAHVTRIEFINNRLVCNYMEPRSAIGEWNTQENRFVLTTGSQGVHSMQYILAEIFKIKKTQLRVITPDVGGGFGPKSFVYREHPLVLEAARRLGRPVKWAGDRTEHFLTDAQGRDNVVTAEMAMDQDGRFLGMKVDLIANIGAYISQYGPFIPYIGVTMSTGVYDIQALDVSVTGLYTNTCPVDAYRGAGRPEAAFLLEKLVDACAHDLDLPVEEIRRRNFIRPEQFPYRTQTDRLYDTGEFAGHMDRAIEEAEWQAFPERLAQSKAAGKIRGIGMATYIEACAFPGSEPAFVELNGDGTVTLKIGTQTNGQGHATAYAQFLSEKLHLDIGKIHVRQGDTDELKAGGGTGGSRSIPLGGVSASRAGEDLAIKIRRIAADELEASADDIELSNGVARIVGTDRTIDFSSIAKAARNPDDLKGFGEFVQDECTYPNGTHICEVEIDPDTGVTEIVRYTIVDDFGVTVNPVLLAGQVHGGVVQGIGQALTENTVYDEDGQLLTASFMDYAMPRADDLPFFHFETRNVPSTTNALGIKGAGEAGTIGATPAALNAVTDALYRAYGIRHIDMPATPARIWAAIQEAAAK; encoded by the coding sequence ATGACCGTCGTCACACCGAAATTCGGCATGGGCGCCTCTGTGCTGCGTCGCGAGGACCAAGCCTTCCTAAAGGGTCTCGGCCGCTATACGGACGACATCCAGCCGGCCGGCCTCCTGCACGGCTATGTCCTGCGCTCGCCGGTGGCCAAGGCAAGCTTCACCGTCGGTTCGACCGAGGCGGCCAAGGCGGCACCTGGCGTCCATCTGGTGCTGACCGGTGCGGATCTTGCTCATCTCGGCGAGCTGAAATCCGGCGTCATGCAGAGGCAGCCGGACGGCACCAAGGCGCCGACCCGCGATATCCCGGTCCTTTGCCGCGACCGGGTCAATTATGTCGGCGACGCCGTAGCCTTCGTCGTCGCCGACAGCCGCGCGCTGGCGCAGGACGCTGCCGAACTGATCGAGGTCGAATACGAGGGCGAGGATGCCGCGTCCGGCACCGCCACGGCGCTTGACGAAGACACGCCGCTGGTGTGGCCGGAACTCGGCTCCAACCGCGCCTTCAGCTATCACATCGGCGACAAGGCAAAGACCGCGGCGGCATTCGCCAGGGCGGCGCATGTCACCCGCATCGAATTCATCAACAACCGGCTGGTCTGCAACTACATGGAGCCGCGCTCGGCGATCGGCGAGTGGAACACGCAGGAGAACCGCTTCGTGCTGACCACGGGCTCGCAGGGCGTTCATTCCATGCAGTACATCCTGGCTGAAATATTCAAGATCAAGAAGACCCAGCTGCGCGTCATCACGCCGGATGTCGGCGGCGGCTTCGGGCCGAAAAGCTTCGTCTATCGCGAGCATCCGCTGGTGCTGGAGGCCGCCAGGCGCCTTGGCCGCCCGGTGAAATGGGCCGGCGACCGGACCGAGCATTTCCTCACCGATGCGCAAGGCCGCGACAATGTCGTGACCGCCGAGATGGCGATGGACCAGGACGGCCGCTTTCTCGGCATGAAGGTCGATCTCATCGCCAATATCGGCGCCTATATTTCGCAATACGGGCCATTCATTCCCTATATCGGCGTCACCATGTCGACCGGCGTCTACGACATCCAGGCGCTCGACGTTTCGGTGACCGGCCTCTACACCAACACTTGCCCGGTCGATGCCTACCGCGGCGCCGGCCGTCCGGAAGCGGCATTCCTGCTGGAAAAGCTCGTCGACGCCTGCGCCCATGATCTCGACTTGCCAGTCGAAGAGATCCGCCGGCGCAATTTCATCAGGCCCGAGCAGTTCCCTTACCGCACGCAGACCGACCGCCTCTATGATACCGGCGAATTCGCCGGCCATATGGACCGCGCCATCGAGGAAGCGGAGTGGCAGGCGTTTCCGGAGCGGCTGGCGCAGTCGAAGGCGGCCGGCAAAATCCGCGGCATCGGCATGGCGACCTATATCGAGGCCTGTGCCTTTCCAGGCTCTGAACCGGCCTTTGTCGAATTGAACGGCGACGGCACGGTGACGCTGAAGATTGGCACCCAGACCAACGGGCAGGGGCATGCGACCGCCTATGCGCAGTTCCTCTCGGAAAAGCTTCATCTCGACATCGGCAAGATTCATGTCCGCCAGGGCGACACCGACGAGCTGAAGGCCGGCGGCGGCACCGGCGGCTCGCGCTCCATTCCGCTTGGCGGTGTATCAGCTTCTCGCGCCGGCGAGGATCTGGCCATCAAGATCAGGCGCATCGCCGCCGATGAGTTGGAAGCCTCGGCCGACGACATCGAATTGTCCAACGGCGTTGCCCGCATCGTCGGTACCGACCGCACGATCGATTTTTCGAGCATCGCCAAGGCCGCCAGGAACCCGGACGATCTCAAGGGCTTTGGCGAATTCGTGCAGGACGAATGCACCTATCCGAACGGCACCCATATCTGCGAGGTCGAGATCGATCCCGACACCGGCGTGACGGAAATTGTCCGCTATACGATCGTCGACGATTTCGGCGTCACCGTGAACCCTGTCCTGCTGGCAGGCCAGGTGCATGGCGGCGTCGTCCAGGGCATCGGGCAGGCGCTGACCGAGAACACGGTCTATGACGAGGACGGGCAGCTGTTGACGGCAAGTTTCATGGACTATGCCATGCCGCGCGCCGACGATTTGCCGTTCTTCCATTTTGAAACCCGCAACGTGCCCTCGACCACCAATGCGCTCGGCATCAAGGGGGCAGGCGAGGCGGGCACGATCGGAGCGACGCCGGCCGCGCTCAATGCGGTGACGGATGCGCTTTATCGCGCCTACGGCATCAGGCACATCGACATGCCGGCAACGCCGGCGCGCATCTGGGCGGCGATCCAGGAAGCAGCTGCCAAGTGA
- the pepN gene encoding aminopeptidase N yields MRTDTGQVFKLEDYRPTDYLIPETGLTFRLSPEATRVIAVLTVERRDGVATSVPLVLDGDGLTLSRIAIDGQTLAPTDFFATPDQLTITTPPAAARFQLLIETELAPAHNEALMGLYRSSNVYCTQCEAEGFRRITYFLDRPDILSVYTVRIEAPHHEAPLLLSNGNPAGSGDLADGWHYAVWHDPFPKPSYLFALVAGALGKVVDSFVTSSGREVELGIFVEPGKEQLAGYAMDALKRSMKWDEEAFGREYDLDVFNIVAVSDFNMGAMENKGLNIFNDKYVLADQETATDTDFANIEAIIAHEYFHNWTGNRITCRDWFQLCLKEGLTVFRDHEFSADQRSRAVKRIAEVRTLKAHQFPEDQGPLAHPVRPRRYREINNFYTATVYEKGSEVVRMIRTILGAETFRAGMDLYFERHDGEAATIEDFIKVFEDVSGRDLSQFSLWYHQAGTPNLTISSTHNAAAQEFTLEIEQSVPPTPSESRKRLMHIPLAFSLVGTDGKAIEYSGVEGASVEDGVIHIRKRRHMVRFSGVAARPAMSLNRGFSAPVTLSVEQRADDQFFLAGHDSDTFSRWQAFNTLLTEALISAFRHALDGKQPGFASRLIELAGKIAGDETLEPAYRALALALPSEADIARDIGKNIDPDAIFSAREALTVAIAEANRNIFSDLYDRLGDKGAFSPDAASAGRRALRNTLLDYLSLLHGGAALAARHFQSATNMTDRAAALSVLALRHRGSPETVKALADFEAKYATDPLVMDKWFQIQASVPGPQTIHAVRALTNHPAFSMANPNRVRSLVGTFSSANQTGFHRADGEGYRFFVETVLQVERRNPQLAARLATALRSWRSLEPARQGKAREALLLIANTENLSADLRDIIERTLA; encoded by the coding sequence ATGCGCACCGACACCGGCCAGGTCTTCAAGCTCGAAGACTATCGCCCCACCGACTATCTCATTCCGGAAACCGGCCTGACTTTCCGCCTGTCGCCGGAAGCCACGCGCGTCATCGCCGTGCTGACAGTCGAGCGCCGCGACGGCGTAGCGACGTCAGTGCCGCTGGTGCTGGACGGCGATGGCCTGACGCTCAGCCGCATCGCAATCGACGGCCAGACACTCGCGCCCACCGATTTTTTCGCCACGCCCGATCAGTTGACGATCACCACGCCGCCCGCAGCAGCCCGTTTCCAGCTCCTGATTGAGACCGAGCTGGCGCCGGCGCACAACGAAGCCCTGATGGGCCTCTATCGCTCGAGCAACGTCTATTGCACGCAATGCGAGGCCGAGGGCTTTCGGCGCATCACCTATTTTCTCGACCGTCCCGATATCCTGTCGGTCTATACGGTGCGCATCGAGGCGCCGCACCACGAGGCGCCACTGCTTCTTTCCAACGGCAACCCGGCTGGCAGCGGCGACCTTGCCGACGGCTGGCACTACGCAGTCTGGCACGACCCCTTCCCCAAGCCGTCCTATCTGTTCGCCCTGGTCGCAGGTGCTCTCGGCAAGGTCGTTGACAGCTTCGTCACGTCGTCCGGCCGCGAGGTCGAGCTCGGCATATTTGTCGAGCCGGGCAAGGAGCAACTCGCCGGCTACGCCATGGACGCCCTGAAGCGGTCGATGAAATGGGACGAGGAGGCGTTCGGCCGCGAATACGACCTCGACGTCTTCAACATTGTCGCCGTGTCGGACTTCAACATGGGCGCGATGGAGAACAAGGGCCTCAACATCTTCAACGACAAATATGTGCTGGCCGACCAGGAGACTGCAACGGACACCGATTTCGCCAATATCGAGGCGATCATCGCGCACGAGTATTTCCACAATTGGACTGGCAACAGAATCACTTGCCGCGACTGGTTCCAGCTTTGCCTGAAGGAAGGGCTGACGGTTTTCCGCGATCACGAATTCTCCGCCGACCAGCGATCGCGAGCGGTGAAACGCATCGCCGAAGTGCGCACGCTCAAGGCACATCAGTTTCCCGAAGACCAGGGACCGCTGGCGCATCCGGTGCGACCGCGCCGCTACCGCGAGATCAACAATTTCTACACCGCGACAGTCTACGAAAAGGGCTCGGAAGTGGTGCGCATGATCCGCACCATTCTCGGTGCCGAGACGTTCCGGGCCGGCATGGATCTCTATTTCGAGCGCCACGACGGCGAGGCTGCGACAATCGAGGACTTCATCAAGGTGTTCGAGGATGTGTCCGGGCGCGACCTCTCGCAATTCTCGCTCTGGTACCATCAGGCCGGCACGCCCAATCTGACCATCAGTTCGACGCACAATGCGGCAGCCCAGGAATTCACGCTCGAGATCGAGCAGTCGGTGCCGCCAACGCCGTCCGAAAGCCGCAAGCGGCTGATGCATATTCCGCTGGCCTTCAGCCTGGTCGGCACCGACGGCAAAGCGATAGAATATAGCGGCGTCGAGGGCGCCAGCGTCGAGGACGGCGTCATCCATATCCGCAAGCGCCGGCACATGGTGCGCTTCTCGGGCGTCGCCGCGCGCCCGGCGATGTCGCTCAACCGCGGCTTCTCGGCGCCGGTGACGCTTTCCGTCGAGCAGAGGGCCGACGATCAGTTCTTCCTTGCCGGCCATGACAGCGATACCTTCTCGCGCTGGCAGGCGTTCAACACGCTTTTGACCGAGGCGCTGATATCAGCCTTCCGCCATGCCCTTGACGGCAAGCAGCCCGGTTTCGCATCGCGGTTGATCGAGCTTGCCGGCAAAATAGCCGGCGACGAGACACTCGAACCGGCCTATCGGGCGCTGGCCCTGGCGCTTCCGAGCGAAGCCGATATCGCCCGCGACATCGGCAAGAACATCGACCCCGATGCCATTTTCTCGGCCCGCGAGGCGCTTACGGTCGCGATTGCCGAGGCGAACCGGAACATATTCTCCGACCTCTACGACCGACTAGGCGACAAGGGCGCATTCAGTCCTGATGCGGCGAGCGCCGGGCGCCGGGCGCTGCGCAACACCTTGCTCGACTATCTTTCGCTGCTGCATGGCGGTGCGGCGCTTGCCGCCCGGCATTTCCAGTCCGCGACCAACATGACCGACCGCGCCGCCGCACTGAGCGTGCTTGCGCTGCGCCACCGCGGTTCGCCCGAGACGGTCAAGGCGCTGGCGGACTTCGAAGCGAAATATGCGACCGATCCGCTGGTGATGGACAAATGGTTCCAGATCCAGGCCAGCGTGCCGGGCCCGCAAACCATTCATGCGGTGCGCGCCCTCACCAACCACCCGGCCTTCTCGATGGCCAATCCGAACCGGGTGCGCTCGCTCGTCGGCACGTTTTCCAGCGCCAACCAGACCGGCTTCCATCGCGCCGACGGCGAAGGCTACCGGTTTTTCGTCGAAACTGTCCTGCAGGTCGAAAGGCGCAACCCGCAATTGGCCGCCAGGCTGGCGACGGCACTCAGATCATGGCGCTCGCTCGAACCGGCCCGGCAGGGCAAGGCAAGGGAAGCGCTGCTTTTGATTGCCAATACCGAGAACCTGTCGGCCGATTTGCGGGACATCATTGAACGCACGCTGGCGTAA
- a CDS encoding PAS domain-containing sensor histidine kinase, translating to MAKADAWGAPGGTGFERREAGSDGLAGNARLIAEPAYRRLLAAEPLLRRSIPALIIIFLLVIAALRFLSLMHERDDVERDAKAILSLAAGQLASSISVDASMATTPGATQDLLEGISRQGAMGRSHVLAVTDGAFKIVAVTPQSTGWEGRSLDAIAQGGQPLFMFGDRAGVMEVSIGGQDWYAALSLANGRNGAAAALVPRDAVFDTWRKTVSLNVTLFVLTAGVLIIILYAYFGQAARAQTADRIYLEAHQRIDMALVRGRCGLWDWDMVRGKMYWSRSMYDMLGYEPCDTMLSFGEVDGIIHPEDGDLFQLANRIVAREIDHIDQVFRMRHADGQWVWMRARAQVIDPEAPEIQLIGIAVDVTEQRHLALRSEAADLRLRTAIENINESFVLWDSSQRLIMCNSKYQQDNGLSDRDVMPGAPRAVLENRMLAFASERRLANTNGQQGGVTFERQLADGRWLQVNELRTRDGGTVSVGSDITQIKLHQEKLVDSERRLMATIHDLSLARRAEEERSRELVELNHKYMKETERAEAANRAKSEFLANMSHELRTPLNAIIGFSELMEQALFGPLGSPRYEEYATDINGSGKYLLGVINDILDMSKIEAGQFSMDQEEIDLCPLMRETVRVISLQAAEKSITVETRIPDSLTLFADRRAIKQIIINLLSNAVKFTGQGGRIAVRARNTSSALVLTIEDNGCGIPKEALSKLGRPFEQVQNQFSKSHAGSGLGLAISRSLAELQGGALKIRSTEGTGTIVSVRIPTRKPAQPVRAAA from the coding sequence ATGGCGAAGGCGGACGCGTGGGGCGCGCCCGGAGGGACGGGTTTTGAGCGGCGTGAGGCGGGAAGCGACGGTCTTGCCGGCAACGCGCGGCTCATTGCCGAACCCGCCTACCGACGGCTCCTGGCGGCTGAGCCATTGTTGCGCCGATCGATACCGGCCCTCATCATCATTTTCCTGCTTGTCATCGCGGCGCTGCGGTTCCTGTCGCTGATGCACGAGCGCGACGACGTGGAACGCGACGCCAAGGCGATCCTCTCGCTCGCGGCGGGCCAACTGGCCAGTTCGATCAGCGTCGATGCGAGCATGGCCACGACGCCCGGCGCGACGCAGGATCTGTTGGAGGGCATCAGCCGTCAGGGCGCTATGGGCCGAAGCCACGTGCTTGCGGTCACCGACGGCGCGTTCAAGATCGTTGCCGTGACACCGCAATCGACGGGCTGGGAAGGGCGGTCGCTCGACGCCATCGCCCAGGGCGGTCAACCGCTGTTCATGTTCGGCGACCGCGCCGGGGTGATGGAGGTCAGCATCGGCGGCCAGGACTGGTATGCCGCGCTGAGCCTGGCAAACGGCAGGAATGGTGCTGCCGCAGCGCTCGTTCCGCGGGATGCGGTCTTCGACACGTGGCGCAAGACCGTTTCGCTCAACGTCACGCTGTTCGTGCTGACGGCCGGCGTGCTGATCATCATTCTCTATGCCTATTTCGGCCAGGCGGCGCGCGCCCAGACCGCCGACCGCATCTATCTCGAAGCGCACCAGCGCATCGACATGGCGCTGGTGCGCGGCCGTTGCGGCCTGTGGGACTGGGACATGGTGCGCGGCAAAATGTACTGGTCGCGTTCGATGTACGATATGCTGGGCTATGAGCCCTGCGACACGATGCTGTCGTTCGGCGAGGTCGACGGGATCATCCATCCCGAGGACGGCGACCTGTTCCAACTCGCCAACAGGATCGTCGCACGCGAGATCGACCACATCGACCAGGTATTCCGGATGCGCCACGCCGACGGACAATGGGTGTGGATGCGCGCAAGGGCGCAGGTGATCGACCCGGAAGCGCCGGAAATCCAGCTGATCGGCATCGCCGTCGACGTCACCGAGCAGCGGCACCTGGCGCTACGCTCCGAGGCCGCGGATCTTCGCCTGCGAACGGCTATCGAAAACATCAACGAATCCTTCGTGCTCTGGGATTCGTCCCAGCGCCTGATCATGTGCAATTCCAAGTACCAGCAGGACAACGGCCTGTCGGATCGCGACGTGATGCCGGGCGCCCCGCGCGCCGTTCTCGAAAATCGCATGCTTGCCTTCGCCTCGGAGCGCAGGCTTGCCAACACCAACGGGCAGCAAGGCGGCGTGACCTTCGAGCGGCAGCTTGCCGATGGCCGCTGGCTGCAGGTGAACGAATTGCGGACCAGGGACGGCGGCACCGTCTCGGTCGGCTCCGACATCACCCAGATCAAACTGCACCAGGAGAAGCTGGTCGACAGCGAGCGCCGGCTGATGGCGACGATCCATGATCTCAGCCTTGCCCGCCGGGCAGAGGAAGAACGGTCGCGCGAACTGGTCGAGCTCAATCACAAATACATGAAGGAAACCGAGCGTGCCGAGGCCGCGAACCGGGCCAAATCCGAGTTCCTGGCCAACATGTCGCATGAATTGCGTACGCCGCTCAACGCGATCATCGGCTTCTCCGAGCTGATGGAACAGGCGCTGTTCGGGCCTCTGGGTTCGCCGCGCTACGAGGAATACGCCACCGACATCAACGGCAGCGGCAAATATCTTCTGGGCGTCATCAACGACATCCTCGACATGTCGAAGATCGAGGCCGGCCAATTCTCGATGGATCAGGAGGAAATCGACCTCTGCCCGCTGATGCGGGAAACGGTGCGCGTCATCTCGCTGCAGGCAGCGGAAAAGTCGATCACCGTCGAAACACGCATCCCCGATTCACTGACGCTTTTCGCCGACCGCCGGGCGATCAAGCAGATCATCATCAACCTGCTGTCGAATGCGGTGAAGTTCACCGGACAGGGCGGCCGCATTGCGGTCAGGGCCCGCAACACTTCCAGCGCTCTGGTGCTGACGATCGAAGACAATGGCTGCGGCATCCCGAAGGAGGCGCTGAGCAAGCTCGGGCGGCCGTTCGAGCAAGTGCAGAACCAGTTTTCCAAGAGCCATGCCGGTTCCGGCCTTGGCCTTGCCATCTCACGCTCGTTGGCCGAGCTTCAGGGCGGCGCCTTGAAAATCCGCTCCACCGAAGGCACCGGCACGATCGTGTCGGTGCGCATTCCGACCAGGAAACCGGCGCAGCCGGTCAGAGCCGCCGCCTGA
- a CDS encoding bifunctional [glutamine synthetase] adenylyltransferase/[glutamine synthetase]-adenylyl-L-tyrosine phosphorylase yields the protein MAVKAAAEHANWLLKPAARLVPLDQNRARRELSEIASAAQEGGLARLAQFLAGEGAVQEFLAAVFDLSPFLRDTVRRRPQILDALFDATVEARLASIGTAIDKAARAEAISENSLMMELRQWKAEAHVLIALADLAGEAETAITVRRLSDLADACTRAAVDFLLRDAHGQGKLKLPDLEDPARRSGWILLGMGKLGAHELNFSSDIDLVVFFDPHAPAVVDPLDATELFSRLTRRLVRILQDRTEHGYVFRTDLRLRPDPGSTPLAIPVEAALRYYEARGQNWERAAMIKARPVAGDVNAGTAFLKDLQPYIWRKYMDYAAIADVHSIKRQIHAHKGLGEIAVKGHNVKLGRGGIREIEFFVQTQQLIAGGRFPELRGRETVPMLGQLAARGWITADARDTLTRQYWLLRRVEHAVQMVADEQIHILPDDDEGLERIARLLGFTDAASFAEAFRAALHQVERHYAALFETAPELSAGIGNLVFTGDVDDPDTLQTLQRLGFQRASDICRVIRGWHFGRYRVTQSAEARERLTELTPALLQSFGQTRRADEALIRFDEFLAGLPAGIQLFSLLHSNPALLKLLATIMGAAPRLAAIITRRPHVFDGLLDPALLTELPDRAYLSGRLAAFLEGDRAYEDVLDRLRIFASEQKFLIGVRLLAGSIDPARAGRAFSDLADLTIDAALRAVIAEFALRHGRIAGGTVALLGMGKLGSRELTAGSDVDLILLYDHDADAEESDGDKPLAPSHYYARMTQRLIAAVSAPTAEGVLYELDLRLRPSGNKGPVATHVDAFKKYQRKDAWTWEHMALSRARAIGGDQALCAEVEAEVAQVLALPRDSAKVMAEAFEMRAMIEKEKPPHDLWDIKLIPGGLIDLEFIAQVAVITGKVEAGRRVTGTAEVLSRLAPDFAEAQIRQELCDAYALYLALTQMTRLCLTGVFERDDVPPGLSDLLLAVTDLPDFGVLEAHLKETSQKVRKDFGFLLRADE from the coding sequence ATGGCGGTGAAGGCGGCTGCGGAACACGCCAACTGGCTTCTGAAGCCGGCGGCGAGGCTCGTGCCTCTGGATCAGAACCGAGCCCGGCGGGAACTGTCGGAGATCGCTTCCGCAGCGCAGGAAGGGGGGCTTGCCCGGCTGGCGCAATTCCTGGCCGGCGAGGGCGCCGTCCAGGAGTTCCTCGCCGCAGTGTTCGACCTGTCGCCGTTCCTGCGCGACACGGTGCGCCGCCGCCCGCAGATCCTGGATGCGCTTTTCGATGCGACCGTCGAGGCGCGGCTGGCGTCGATCGGCACCGCCATCGACAAGGCCGCGCGGGCGGAAGCCATCTCTGAAAACAGCCTGATGATGGAGCTGCGGCAATGGAAAGCGGAAGCGCATGTCCTGATCGCGCTGGCCGATCTCGCAGGCGAGGCCGAAACTGCAATCACAGTACGGCGGCTGAGCGATCTTGCCGATGCCTGCACCCGCGCTGCCGTCGACTTCCTGCTTCGCGACGCGCACGGACAAGGCAAGCTCAAACTGCCGGACCTCGAGGATCCGGCGCGCCGGTCGGGCTGGATCCTACTCGGAATGGGCAAGCTTGGCGCGCATGAGCTGAACTTCTCTTCCGACATCGACCTCGTCGTGTTCTTCGACCCGCATGCGCCAGCAGTCGTCGATCCGCTCGATGCGACCGAGCTGTTTTCGCGCCTGACACGCCGGCTGGTCCGCATTCTCCAGGACCGTACCGAACACGGCTATGTTTTCCGCACCGACCTCAGGCTTCGACCTGACCCGGGTTCGACGCCGCTGGCGATCCCGGTCGAGGCGGCGCTGCGCTACTACGAGGCGCGCGGGCAGAACTGGGAGAGGGCCGCAATGATCAAGGCGCGTCCGGTGGCCGGCGATGTCAACGCCGGCACTGCGTTCCTGAAGGACCTCCAGCCCTACATCTGGCGCAAATACATGGACTATGCGGCGATCGCCGACGTCCATTCGATCAAGCGTCAGATCCACGCCCACAAGGGTCTTGGCGAGATCGCGGTGAAGGGCCACAACGTCAAGCTCGGCCGCGGCGGCATCCGCGAGATCGAGTTCTTCGTCCAGACCCAGCAGCTCATCGCCGGCGGCCGCTTCCCCGAACTGCGCGGCCGCGAGACGGTGCCGATGCTTGGCCAGCTTGCGGCACGCGGCTGGATCACCGCCGATGCGCGCGATACGCTCACAAGGCAGTACTGGCTCCTGCGCCGCGTCGAGCACGCCGTCCAGATGGTCGCCGACGAGCAGATCCATATACTGCCGGACGATGACGAAGGGCTCGAACGCATTGCCCGCCTGCTCGGTTTTACCGATGCGGCGAGCTTTGCCGAGGCGTTCCGTGCTGCACTCCATCAGGTCGAACGCCACTACGCAGCGCTTTTCGAGACCGCGCCCGAGCTTTCGGCGGGCATCGGCAATCTGGTCTTTACCGGCGATGTCGATGACCCCGATACGTTGCAGACCCTGCAAAGATTGGGATTCCAGCGGGCGAGCGACATCTGCCGCGTCATCCGCGGCTGGCATTTCGGCCGCTATCGCGTCACGCAGTCGGCCGAGGCGCGCGAGCGGTTGACCGAACTGACGCCGGCGCTGCTGCAATCCTTCGGCCAGACGCGCCGGGCGGACGAGGCGTTGATACGTTTCGACGAATTCCTTGCCGGTCTGCCCGCTGGCATTCAGCTGTTCTCGCTGCTCCATTCCAATCCAGCTCTGCTGAAGCTGCTGGCGACGATCATGGGTGCGGCGCCCCGGCTGGCCGCCATCATCACACGCCGGCCGCACGTGTTTGACGGCCTGCTTGATCCGGCCCTTTTGACCGAACTGCCGGACCGCGCCTATCTGTCCGGCCGTCTCGCCGCGTTCCTCGAAGGCGACAGGGCCTATGAGGACGTGCTCGACCGCTTGCGCATCTTTGCGTCCGAGCAAAAATTCCTGATCGGCGTCAGGCTGCTTGCCGGCTCGATCGATCCGGCGCGCGCCGGCCGTGCCTTTTCCGATCTGGCCGATCTCACCATCGACGCGGCGCTGCGGGCGGTCATCGCCGAGTTCGCGCTACGCCACGGTCGCATCGCCGGCGGCACGGTTGCGCTGCTCGGCATGGGCAAGCTCGGCAGCCGCGAATTGACGGCCGGCTCAGACGTCGACCTCATCCTGCTTTACGATCACGACGCCGATGCCGAAGAATCCGATGGCGACAAGCCGCTCGCCCCGTCCCACTATTACGCCAGGATGACGCAGCGGCTGATCGCTGCGGTTTCAGCGCCGACCGCCGAGGGCGTTCTCTATGAGCTCGACCTTCGCTTGCGGCCGTCCGGTAACAAGGGGCCGGTGGCGACCCATGTCGATGCTTTCAAGAAGTACCAGCGCAAGGACGCGTGGACCTGGGAGCATATGGCGCTGTCAAGGGCCCGCGCGATCGGCGGCGATCAAGCGCTGTGCGCCGAGGTTGAGGCCGAAGTGGCACAGGTGCTTGCCCTGCCGCGCGACAGCGCCAAGGTGATGGCCGAAGCATTCGAGATGCGCGCGATGATTGAGAAGGAAAAACCGCCGCACGATCTCTGGGACATCAAGCTGATCCCGGGTGGTCTCATCGATCTCGAATTCATCGCGCAGGTGGCGGTGATCACCGGAAAGGTCGAAGCCGGCCGCCGGGTCACCGGGACAGCGGAAGTCCTGTCTAGGCTGGCGCCGGATTTCGCCGAGGCGCAGATCAGGCAGGAGCTTTGCGACGCCTATGCGCTCTATCTGGCGCTGACCCAGATGACGCGGCTCTGCCTCACCGGCGTATTCGAGCGGGACGACGTTCCGCCGGGGCTTTCGGATCTGCTTCTGGCGGTCACCGACCTGCCGGATTTCGGCGTGCTGGAAGCGCACCTCAAGGAGACGTCGCAAAAGGTCAGGAAGGATTTTGGCTTTTTGCTTCGTGCGGATGAGTAG